In the genome of Desulfovibrio desulfuricans, one region contains:
- a CDS encoding acetyl-CoA carboxylase carboxyl transferase subunit alpha/beta: MDNNIEKRIQSLRDRLTYLVDIFAGKHKDNADLLEEKLAAFTARVRSGTVEDPYAELATVEDLFNYVERRLEGSITPMDKVRIVRHSQRICLRDILENVYDNFTEVGGQDEHSLDPSMLIARAVITRRRGKKTYTQSVMVIGQEKGHGAEFRNGGSVKPWGNAKAQQYMRVAETEGIPVHTYIFTPGSFPIEDYPGAAQQIARNIYCMAGLRVPVIAVISEGGSGGAEAIGLADKRLMLSHGYYSVISPEGAAAIEGRIKGGQRATPELIESCATNLKMTAQDNLKFGYIDRVVQEPPLGARPWHFDFFRNLRQEVLRATDEVVISTRTMPGLKGLALARVRKPDANLDEMYTRWGLSSAAKDRLRERRQQKFLRLSRQAARDKRPLFTKMAVATWDWISKPWVSFKYDFYRKHQRRIRTFMEEIDNEWEVFKGRLLAPWHKLTRKLPSAKAENSKAKELTALSTWSDDGRRSRWNYISPRYKVDRAITCPNSAAYGCLDLWGPDLFAEFAGVCSHCGYHFPMEPEWYVKNVFDLGSVFEFNSEIEAGNPLDFPNFSDRILDAQKKTGAKSGCMTFEARIDNTKMVVAMLMGTFRGGSVGAAEGYKFVEAAQRAAKKRYPFLAYVHGTAGIRIQEGTHGVIQMPRCTVAVRRYIESGGLYMVLYDTNSFAGPVASFLGCSPYQFAVRSSNIGFAGPGVIKETTGMDIPPKYHRSYRALSRGHIQGIWDRREVRANLKQALLTIGGRNLYYR; encoded by the coding sequence ATGGACAACAACATCGAAAAACGCATCCAGAGCCTGCGCGACAGGCTGACCTATCTGGTGGACATATTCGCTGGCAAGCACAAGGACAACGCCGACCTGCTTGAAGAAAAGCTTGCCGCCTTCACCGCCCGCGTACGTTCGGGCACGGTGGAGGACCCCTATGCCGAGCTGGCCACGGTTGAAGACCTCTTCAACTACGTGGAACGGCGGCTTGAGGGCAGCATCACGCCCATGGACAAGGTGCGCATTGTGCGCCACTCGCAGCGCATCTGCCTGCGCGATATTCTCGAAAACGTCTACGACAACTTTACCGAAGTGGGCGGACAGGACGAGCACAGCCTCGACCCCAGCATGCTTATTGCCCGCGCGGTCATCACCCGCCGCCGGGGCAAAAAAACCTACACGCAGTCGGTGATGGTCATCGGGCAGGAAAAGGGCCACGGGGCGGAATTCCGCAACGGCGGCTCGGTCAAGCCCTGGGGCAACGCCAAGGCGCAGCAGTACATGCGCGTGGCCGAGACCGAAGGCATACCAGTACACACCTATATTTTTACGCCCGGCTCGTTTCCCATTGAGGACTACCCCGGCGCGGCCCAGCAGATCGCCCGCAACATCTATTGCATGGCAGGCCTGCGCGTGCCCGTTATCGCCGTTATTTCCGAGGGCGGATCGGGCGGCGCCGAGGCCATCGGTCTTGCCGACAAGCGCCTGATGCTGTCGCACGGCTACTACTCGGTTATTTCGCCCGAGGGCGCCGCAGCCATCGAGGGCCGCATCAAGGGCGGTCAGCGCGCCACGCCCGAGCTTATCGAGAGCTGCGCCACCAACCTCAAGATGACGGCGCAGGACAACCTCAAGTTTGGCTATATCGACCGCGTGGTGCAGGAGCCGCCTCTGGGCGCGCGCCCCTGGCACTTCGACTTTTTCCGCAACCTGCGGCAGGAAGTGCTGCGCGCCACCGACGAGGTGGTCATCTCCACCCGCACCATGCCCGGCCTCAAGGGGCTGGCGCTGGCCCGCGTGCGCAAGCCCGACGCCAACCTTGATGAAATGTACACCCGTTGGGGCCTCAGCTCCGCCGCCAAGGACAGGCTGCGCGAACGCCGCCAGCAAAAGTTTTTGCGGCTCTCGCGTCAGGCGGCCCGGGACAAGCGGCCCCTGTTTACCAAGATGGCCGTCGCCACATGGGACTGGATCAGCAAGCCGTGGGTCAGCTTCAAGTACGATTTTTACCGCAAGCACCAGAGGCGCATCCGCACCTTTATGGAAGAAATCGACAACGAGTGGGAAGTGTTCAAGGGTCGCCTGCTGGCCCCCTGGCACAAGCTCACCCGCAAGCTGCCCAGCGCCAAGGCGGAAAACAGCAAGGCCAAAGAACTCACAGCTCTTTCCACATGGTCGGACGATGGCCGCCGCAGCCGGTGGAACTACATTTCGCCGCGCTACAAGGTTGACCGGGCCATTACCTGCCCCAACAGCGCCGCATATGGCTGCCTGGATTTGTGGGGGCCCGACCTGTTTGCCGAATTTGCGGGCGTGTGCAGCCACTGCGGCTACCATTTTCCCATGGAGCCGGAATGGTATGTAAAAAACGTCTTTGACCTCGGCTCCGTCTTTGAATTCAACAGCGAGATCGAAGCGGGCAACCCCCTTGATTTCCCCAACTTCAGCGACCGGATCCTCGACGCGCAAAAGAAGACCGGGGCCAAGAGCGGCTGCATGACCTTTGAAGCCCGCATCGACAATACCAAGATGGTTGTCGCCATGCTTATGGGCACCTTCCGCGGCGGCTCCGTGGGCGCGGCCGAAGGCTACAAGTTTGTGGAGGCGGCCCAACGGGCGGCCAAGAAGCGCTATCCCTTCCTGGCTTACGTGCACGGCACGGCGGGCATCCGCATTCAGGAGGGCACGCACGGCGTTATCCAGATGCCCCGCTGCACGGTGGCCGTGCGCCGCTATATTGAATCCGGCGGCCTGTACATGGTGCTGTACGACACCAACTCCTTTGCCGGTCCCGTGGCCAGCTTTTTGGGCTGCTCGCCCTACCAGTTTGCCGTGCGCTCGTCCAACATCGGTTTTGCCGGACCGGGCGTCATCAAGGAAACCACGGGCATGGACATCCCGCCCAAGTACCACCGCTCGTACCGCGCCCTTTCGCGCGGGCATATTCAGGGCATCTGGGACAGGCGGGAAGTACGCGCAAACCTCAAGCAGGCCCTGCTGACCATTGGCGGCAGAAACCTGTATTACAGGTAA
- a CDS encoding biotin carboxylase N-terminal domain-containing protein: protein MDKAQESIPLQKHKILVANRGEIAMRIMRACRKLGVAFAAIFTAEDAASGHVRLAREQGGEKSLFRVSSYHDANELMAVADEAGCTAVHPGYGFFAEDFRFARRVTKRDRKLIFIGPSWKIIRELGDKINTKRLARSLGVPTVPGSDRPIYDEMEAERIAKSVFEFQDQQGIKRPLVLVKASAGGGGMGIEEVYDPDQFRSVYRRIRSYALRQFKDEGVLIEQRIIDFNHLEVQVVSDRSGQNPVHFGTRNCSIQSTGRQKRIEIAPGFAPDELKYTFDAGKVLRDIVDYSLTMARKVGYDNVGTWEWIVTRKGEPFLMEVNTRIQVENGVSARISRVGGQGDVDLIAEQIRIGLGEPLGYGQADITFEGLGIEYRLIAEDPDNNFTPWVGRIERFGWKEQPWLTMLTHVPTTEPYEIPTEFDPNLALAIIWGKDLEEAKARGLEFLRDLRLEGHNASGEELKSNVNFLAANTERILRF, encoded by the coding sequence TTGGACAAAGCTCAGGAAAGCATTCCCCTGCAAAAGCACAAAATTCTGGTGGCCAACCGTGGCGAAATCGCCATGCGCATCATGCGCGCCTGCCGCAAGCTGGGAGTGGCCTTTGCCGCCATTTTTACAGCTGAAGACGCGGCCTCGGGCCATGTGCGTCTGGCGCGCGAACAAGGCGGAGAAAAAAGCCTTTTTCGCGTTTCGTCGTACCACGACGCCAACGAACTCATGGCTGTGGCCGATGAGGCGGGCTGCACCGCCGTGCATCCCGGCTACGGCTTTTTTGCCGAGGATTTTCGTTTTGCACGCCGCGTGACCAAACGCGACCGGAAACTCATCTTTATCGGCCCCTCGTGGAAAATCATCCGCGAGCTGGGCGACAAAATCAACACCAAGCGTCTGGCCCGCAGCCTGGGCGTGCCCACCGTGCCCGGCTCGGACCGCCCCATCTATGATGAGATGGAAGCCGAGCGCATCGCCAAGAGCGTGTTTGAATTTCAGGACCAGCAGGGCATCAAGCGCCCCCTGGTGCTGGTCAAGGCATCGGCGGGCGGCGGCGGCATGGGCATTGAGGAAGTGTACGACCCGGACCAGTTCCGCTCGGTCTACCGCCGCATACGCAGCTACGCCCTGCGCCAGTTCAAGGACGAAGGCGTGCTCATCGAGCAGCGCATCATCGACTTTAACCACCTTGAAGTACAGGTGGTTTCCGACCGTTCAGGGCAGAACCCCGTGCACTTTGGCACGCGCAACTGCTCCATACAGTCCACCGGCCGTCAAAAACGCATCGAGATCGCGCCCGGTTTTGCGCCCGACGAACTCAAGTACACCTTTGACGCGGGCAAGGTGCTGCGCGACATTGTGGACTACTCCCTGACCATGGCCCGCAAGGTGGGCTATGACAACGTGGGCACATGGGAGTGGATTGTCACCCGCAAGGGCGAACCCTTCCTTATGGAGGTGAACACGCGCATCCAGGTCGAGAACGGCGTTTCGGCGCGCATCTCGCGGGTGGGCGGCCAAGGCGACGTGGACCTGATCGCCGAGCAGATACGCATCGGCCTTGGCGAGCCGCTGGGCTACGGGCAGGCGGACATTACCTTTGAGGGGCTGGGCATAGAATACCGCCTCATCGCCGAAGACCCCGACAACAACTTCACCCCCTGGGTGGGGCGCATCGAGCGTTTTGGCTGGAAAGAACAGCCATGGCTGACCATGCTCACCCATGTTCCCACCACCGAGCCGTATGAAATCCCTACGGAATTTGACCCCAACCTGGCGCTTGCCATCATCTGGGGCAAAGACCTTGAGGAGGCCAAGGCGCGCGGCCTTGAATTTTTGCGTGATCTGCGGCTCGAAGGGCACAACGCCTCCGGCGAGGAACTGAAGTCCAACGTCAACTTCCTTGCGGCCAACACAGAACGCATCCTGCGTTTCTGA
- a CDS encoding purine-nucleoside phosphorylase produces the protein MQNFQDVQRAAAALREAIQASHGASSLPLGARRLDNNASPEADAPIGIVLGTGLSCMVERLQDRLVVPYADLPGFPASSVEGHAGAFVWGRFPGACDEDDCVGRYALIQQGRCHLYEGRTPAEVCMGVRVMALLGVKTLVITNAAGGLNPQFDAGGIMCMSDIINHTGHSPLTGVNVDDWGPRFPDMCAPLDADLRALALETAAKMGLRLERGVYIGVHGPEMETPAETRMYRQWGADAVGMSTVLEIIAARHMGMRVLGLSCLTNKNLPDCMTPAPLEEILAMAAVTGKNLGRLIRAMVTKL, from the coding sequence ATGCAAAATTTTCAGGATGTCCAGCGTGCCGCCGCAGCCCTGCGCGAGGCCATTCAGGCTTCCCATGGCGCATCTTCATTGCCTTTGGGAGCACGCAGACTCGACAACAACGCCTCTCCTGAAGCCGACGCGCCCATCGGCATCGTGCTGGGCACGGGGCTTTCATGCATGGTCGAGCGGCTGCAGGACCGCCTGGTCGTGCCGTATGCCGACCTGCCGGGCTTTCCCGCTTCAAGCGTCGAGGGGCACGCCGGAGCCTTTGTGTGGGGGCGGTTTCCCGGGGCCTGCGACGAGGATGACTGCGTGGGCCGCTACGCGCTTATCCAGCAGGGCCGGTGCCACCTGTACGAGGGGCGCACGCCCGCCGAGGTGTGCATGGGCGTGCGGGTCATGGCGCTTCTGGGCGTTAAAACCCTCGTCATCACCAACGCCGCAGGCGGGCTCAACCCCCAGTTTGACGCGGGTGGCATCATGTGCATGAGCGACATTATCAACCATACCGGGCATTCGCCGCTGACGGGCGTGAATGTTGACGACTGGGGGCCGCGCTTCCCCGACATGTGTGCCCCGCTGGACGCGGACCTGCGCGCTCTGGCGCTTGAGACCGCCGCCAAGATGGGCCTGCGCCTTGAGCGCGGCGTGTACATAGGCGTGCACGGGCCGGAGATGGAAACCCCGGCGGAGACCCGCATGTACCGACAGTGGGGGGCCGATGCCGTGGGCATGAGCACCGTGCTCGAAATCATCGCCGCGCGTCATATGGGCATGCGGGTGCTGGGCCTTTCGTGTTTGACCAATAAAAATTTGCCTGACTGCATGACCCCGGCTCCCTTGGAAGAAATTTTGGCAATGGCCGCAGTAACAGGCAAAAATCTGGGGCGGCTCATCAGGGCCATGGTGACAAAACTCTGA
- the typA gene encoding translational GTPase TypA: MQHNESLRNVAIIAHVDHGKTTLVDGLFKQGGVFRADQQVDDRVMDKMDLERERGITIAAKNCAVNWNGVKINIIDTPGHADFGGEVERSLSMATGAILLVDASEGPLPQTRFVLRKTLEAGLPVVVVINKIDRKDARPQEVLNEIYDLFIDLDANEHQLEFPVLYAIGRAGVAMNNLDDEQKDLSPLFDAIVKYIPGPSYDPDEPFQMLVADLDYSDYLGRLAVGRIMHGTVYSKEALACIGEDGQPKPLRATKLQVYDGLQVVEVEKAVPGDIVVLAGIEDVTIGDTICTRDNPRAMPRIRVDEPTVSMRFGINTSPLAGREGKIVQSRAIYDRLVKETLRNVAVRVENTNDRDAFLVKGRGEFQMAILIETMRREGFELSVGRPEVILRKDENGKVIEPIERLYVDCDEVFMGVVTDKLAQRKGRMLNCVNNGTGRVRLEFSVPSRGLIGYRDEFLTDTKGTGIMNSYVEGYEEWRGDFPTRYTGSIVADRAGAGVAYALFNLEPRGVLFVEPGDPVYEGMIVGEHNRDNDIDVNATKEKKLTNLRASGKDENVTLTPVKKMTLEHALHFVREDELVEVTPLSIRLRKVELSAMKRYQIAGKRKTS; the protein is encoded by the coding sequence ATGCAACACAATGAATCCCTCCGCAACGTAGCCATCATCGCCCACGTCGACCACGGCAAGACCACCCTTGTTGATGGCTTGTTCAAGCAGGGCGGCGTGTTTCGCGCCGACCAGCAGGTTGACGACCGCGTCATGGACAAGATGGATCTGGAACGCGAGCGCGGCATCACCATTGCGGCCAAAAACTGCGCCGTCAACTGGAACGGAGTGAAGATCAATATCATCGACACCCCCGGCCACGCCGACTTTGGCGGTGAAGTGGAGCGCTCGCTCTCCATGGCTACCGGCGCCATTCTGCTGGTGGACGCCTCCGAAGGCCCGTTGCCGCAGACGCGTTTTGTTCTGCGCAAAACCCTTGAGGCAGGCCTGCCCGTGGTTGTGGTCATCAACAAGATTGACCGCAAGGACGCGCGCCCCCAGGAAGTGCTCAACGAAATTTACGACCTGTTCATCGACCTCGACGCCAACGAGCACCAGCTTGAGTTCCCCGTGCTCTACGCCATTGGCCGCGCCGGTGTGGCCATGAACAACCTGGATGACGAACAGAAGGACCTTTCGCCCCTTTTTGACGCCATTGTTAAGTATATTCCCGGCCCCAGCTACGACCCGGACGAACCCTTCCAGATGCTGGTGGCAGACCTTGACTACTCCGATTATCTGGGCCGCCTGGCCGTGGGCCGCATCATGCACGGCACCGTTTACTCCAAGGAGGCCCTGGCCTGCATCGGCGAGGACGGTCAGCCCAAGCCCCTGCGCGCCACCAAGCTTCAGGTGTATGATGGATTGCAGGTGGTGGAAGTGGAAAAGGCCGTGCCCGGCGACATCGTGGTTCTGGCCGGTATTGAAGACGTCACCATCGGCGACACCATCTGCACCCGCGACAACCCGCGCGCCATGCCGCGCATCCGCGTGGACGAACCCACCGTGTCCATGCGCTTTGGCATCAACACCTCGCCCCTTGCCGGGCGCGAGGGCAAGATTGTGCAGAGCCGAGCCATCTATGATCGCCTGGTCAAGGAAACCCTGCGCAACGTGGCCGTGCGCGTAGAAAACACCAACGACCGCGACGCCTTTCTCGTCAAGGGCCGTGGTGAATTTCAGATGGCCATTCTTATTGAAACCATGCGCCGTGAAGGCTTTGAGCTTTCTGTGGGCCGCCCCGAAGTCATCCTCAGGAAGGACGAAAACGGCAAGGTCATCGAACCCATCGAGCGCCTGTACGTGGACTGCGACGAAGTGTTCATGGGCGTGGTGACCGACAAGCTGGCCCAGCGCAAGGGCCGCATGCTCAACTGCGTCAACAACGGCACGGGCCGCGTGCGCCTTGAATTCAGCGTGCCTTCGCGCGGCCTGATCGGCTACCGCGACGAGTTTCTCACCGATACCAAGGGTACCGGCATCATGAACTCCTACGTCGAAGGCTACGAGGAATGGCGCGGCGACTTCCCCACCCGCTATACCGGCTCCATCGTGGCCGACCGAGCCGGCGCCGGCGTGGCGTATGCCCTGTTCAACCTTGAGCCGCGCGGCGTGCTCTTTGTGGAGCCCGGCGACCCGGTGTACGAAGGCATGATCGTGGGCGAGCACAACCGCGACAACGACATCGACGTCAACGCCACCAAGGAAAAGAAGCTCACCAACCTGCGCGCTTCGGGCAAGGATGAAAACGTCACCCTTACTCCGGTTAAAAAGATGACCCTTGAGCACGCCCTGCACTTTGTGCGCGAGGACGAACTGGTGGAAGTGACCCCGCTTTCCATCCGTCTGCGCAAGGTCGAGCTCTCGGCCATGAAGCGCTACCAGATCGCGGGCAAGCGCAAGACCAGCTAG
- a CDS encoding cache domain-containing protein: MREVIVRDHDASGREAAGQLIPFMPDIRRCHTVFAQLERQWTWIALTGKINCNAIAATLFDFIFKTRDTFGLLRQDMTTMLAEKLLEKAVREMSPVAQVVMDIIKRNLYERTADVSFLATDGEIAGFLQGRSCDVAGLRNRLAAYRAKYSVYRDILVLDTQGTVRVQLDAGRPVRASVDPLVRQTLCAQGFVETFRPTDLSPDGRAALVYSHVIRAEGAAEPLGLLCLVFDMDGEVADLFAGMARFARDMVILLLDDRGEAFASSDARQAPAGRSYAPTPADSFAVSSTGRNTTLAVSRPSDGYQGYEGQAWQSHVLRPAQRAFASRITEGLDVALVRREAGFSAHLTNIEEQASDVMGDLTLAALNGQIMAARQSGNARDDERKAAQALPPILDAVRKMGIEMEREFHYFTDGLLKTVTASRLNDASFLASITVEIMDRNLYERANDCRWWALTPDFRRILSQTQVDKTGLARLENILEYINSYYTVYSNLFLYDAHGVVVACSQAAERGLYGQQVNEEYVRRTLALKDSDDFAVSPFRATDLYRPRGGAQATYVYSAPVFAPEGGQAVGGIGIVFDSLPQFADMLGDTLPRDSNGNVVAGAAGFFAEAGGTLVAASEDHLHPGETCPLQPQWQALGQGECHSQLESVDGVLYAVGCARSRGYREYKRDGRYCNDVLCVMRLPI, encoded by the coding sequence TTGAGAGAGGTGATTGTGCGCGACCACGATGCGTCCGGAAGAGAAGCCGCCGGGCAGCTGATTCCTTTTATGCCCGACATCAGGCGCTGCCACACGGTTTTTGCGCAGCTGGAGCGGCAGTGGACATGGATAGCCCTGACGGGAAAAATCAACTGCAATGCCATTGCCGCCACCCTGTTTGATTTCATCTTTAAAACCCGCGACACCTTTGGCCTGCTGCGTCAGGACATGACAACCATGCTGGCGGAAAAGCTGCTTGAAAAAGCCGTGCGCGAAATGTCGCCCGTGGCTCAGGTGGTCATGGACATCATCAAGCGCAATCTGTACGAGCGCACGGCTGATGTAAGCTTTTTGGCCACAGACGGCGAAATTGCGGGCTTTCTGCAGGGCAGGTCCTGCGATGTGGCCGGGCTGCGTAACCGGCTGGCCGCCTATCGCGCCAAGTACAGCGTTTACCGGGATATCCTGGTGCTGGACACGCAGGGCACGGTACGCGTGCAGCTTGACGCCGGCAGGCCAGTGCGCGCGTCTGTCGATCCGCTTGTCAGGCAAACGCTGTGCGCGCAGGGCTTTGTGGAAACCTTCCGTCCCACCGACCTGTCGCCAGATGGCCGGGCGGCGCTGGTGTATTCGCACGTTATCCGTGCGGAGGGCGCGGCCGAACCGCTGGGCCTGCTGTGCCTTGTCTTTGATATGGACGGCGAGGTGGCCGACCTGTTTGCGGGCATGGCCCGCTTTGCGCGGGATATGGTCATTCTGCTGCTGGACGACAGGGGCGAGGCCTTTGCCAGCAGCGATGCCCGGCAGGCCCCGGCGGGGCGCTCGTATGCCCCCACCCCTGCGGACAGCTTTGCCGTCAGCTCAACGGGCCGCAACACCACGCTGGCGGTATCGCGCCCGTCCGACGGCTATCAGGGCTACGAGGGGCAGGCCTGGCAAAGCCATGTGCTGCGCCCCGCGCAACGGGCTTTTGCCAGCAGGATCACTGAAGGGCTGGACGTTGCCCTGGTGCGGCGCGAGGCCGGGTTTTCGGCCCATCTGACCAATATTGAGGAGCAGGCCAGCGATGTCATGGGCGACCTGACGCTGGCCGCGCTCAACGGGCAGATCATGGCCGCCCGTCAAAGCGGCAATGCGCGCGATGACGAGCGCAAGGCTGCCCAGGCCCTGCCGCCCATTCTGGATGCGGTACGAAAAATGGGCATCGAGATGGAGCGTGAGTTCCACTACTTTACCGATGGTCTGCTAAAAACCGTCACGGCCTCACGTCTCAACGACGCCTCGTTTCTGGCCTCCATTACGGTGGAAATAATGGACCGCAATCTGTACGAGCGGGCCAACGACTGCCGCTGGTGGGCGCTCACGCCCGACTTCCGGCGCATCTTGTCCCAGACTCAGGTTGACAAAACCGGTCTGGCCCGGCTTGAGAACATACTGGAATACATCAACAGCTACTACACGGTGTATTCCAATCTTTTTCTCTACGACGCCCACGGCGTGGTAGTGGCCTGCTCGCAGGCTGCGGAACGGGGCCTCTACGGCCAGCAGGTAAATGAGGAATACGTGCGGCGCACGCTGGCGCTCAAGGATTCGGACGACTTTGCCGTGTCGCCCTTTCGCGCTACCGATCTGTACCGTCCCAGGGGCGGGGCGCAGGCAACCTATGTGTACAGCGCGCCCGTGTTTGCGCCAGAAGGCGGGCAGGCCGTGGGCGGCATAGGCATTGTTTTTGATTCGTTGCCGCAGTTTGCCGACATGCTGGGCGACACCCTGCCCAGGGACAGCAATGGCAATGTGGTTGCCGGGGCGGCGGGCTTTTTTGCCGAAGCGGGGGGAACCCTGGTGGCAGCTAGCGAGGATCACCTGCACCCAGGCGAAACGTGCCCGCTGCAGCCGCAATGGCAGGCTCTCGGGCAAGGCGAATGCCACTCGCAGCTCGAATCGGTCGACGGCGTGCTGTACGCCGTGGGCTGCGCCCGTTCGAGGGGCTATCGCGAGTACAAGCGCGATGGCCGTTACTGCAACGATGTGCTGTGCGTAATGCGTCTGCCCATTTAA
- the thiM gene encoding hydroxyethylthiazole kinase — protein sequence MECFGEILDMVRRKGPVVHSITNYVTVNDCANIILAAGGSPIMADDAAEVEQIVALSSALVINIGTLNERTVASMLAAGKRANALNIPVVLDPVGAGASDLRNDTLRRLLQDVRFAVIKGNSSEIRFLAGEKATARGVDSDEGVMVSEGNISEAARMASSLSAATGAVVVVSGRIDIVAHTKGAWAVSNGDPLMTRVTGTGCMTAAIVGCCVGAAPTELPQASLCAVCAMGVAGEVAAENMGAVGGGTGTYRALLLDAMSSMDGPTITCRANLRHVV from the coding sequence ATGGAATGTTTTGGCGAAATTCTGGACATGGTGCGCCGCAAGGGCCCTGTGGTGCACAGCATTACAAACTATGTAACGGTCAATGACTGCGCCAACATTATTCTGGCAGCGGGCGGCTCGCCCATCATGGCGGACGACGCGGCGGAAGTTGAGCAGATCGTGGCCCTGAGCTCGGCCCTGGTCATCAACATCGGCACGCTCAACGAGCGCACCGTCGCCTCCATGCTGGCGGCCGGCAAGCGGGCCAATGCCCTGAACATCCCCGTCGTGCTCGACCCCGTGGGCGCTGGAGCGTCCGACTTGCGCAACGACACCCTGCGCAGACTGCTGCAGGATGTGCGCTTTGCCGTCATCAAGGGCAACAGCTCGGAGATCCGCTTTCTGGCTGGAGAAAAGGCCACTGCTCGCGGCGTGGATTCGGATGAAGGCGTTATGGTGTCCGAAGGAAATATTTCTGAAGCGGCACGCATGGCTTCGTCCCTGAGCGCGGCAACGGGAGCTGTTGTCGTTGTGAGCGGGCGCATCGACATAGTGGCGCACACCAAGGGAGCGTGGGCCGTCAGCAACGGCGACCCCCTCATGACGCGCGTTACAGGCACTGGCTGCATGACCGCCGCCATTGTGGGCTGTTGCGTGGGCGCGGCCCCGACAGAGCTGCCCCAGGCCAGCCTGTGCGCGGTATGCGCCATGGGCGTCGCGGGCGAGGTGGCTGCCGAAAACATGGGCGCTGTGGGCGGCGGCACAGGAACATACCGCGCCCTGCTGCTGGATGCCATGAGCTCCATGGACGGCCCCACCATCACCTGCAGGGCCAACCTGAGGCACGTGGTCTAG
- a CDS encoding DsrE family protein, with the protein MNYDLCLHMDSKDPATLRLVLRNAANYIKALPEERFQLVVVANGPAVTQFVKSNEEFRAIAAPLQDQGLRILLCANALADNHIGHADLWPGCDVVPAGLVEIVRLQREGFAYIKP; encoded by the coding sequence ATGAATTACGATCTCTGCCTGCACATGGACAGCAAGGACCCCGCCACCCTGCGCCTTGTTCTTCGTAATGCGGCCAACTATATCAAGGCCTTGCCCGAAGAACGCTTTCAGCTGGTGGTAGTGGCCAATGGCCCGGCCGTGACCCAGTTTGTCAAAAGCAACGAGGAGTTCCGCGCCATTGCCGCCCCGCTGCAGGATCAGGGGCTGCGCATACTGCTTTGCGCCAACGCGCTTGCCGACAACCACATCGGCCACGCCGATCTCTGGCCCGGATGCGATGTTGTGCCCGCCGGTCTGGTGGAAATTGTCCGTCTGCAGCGCGAGGGCTTTGCCTACATCAAACCGTAG